The genome window CACGGTGCCGATCGGGCGGCGCTACGGCGGGATCGAGCACCTGGTGGTCGACCCGGACGGGCGGCCGGCGGACCGCGGCGAACTGTGCGTGCGCGGCCCCCAGCGGTTCGACGGCTACCTGGACCCCGCGGACAACGCGGGCCGGTTCCTGGCCGGCGACGACCCCGGCCGCGCGCTCGACGGCCCCGGCCCGCTGCCCGCCGACGCCTGGTACCGCACCGGCGACCTGGTCGAACGGCTGCCGGACGGCGACCTGGTGCACCGCGGCCGGCTCGACCACCAGGTGAAGGTGGCCGGCTACCGGGTGGAACTCGGCGAGGTGGAGAGCGCGTTGCGCGCCGCGCCCGGGGTCCGGGACGCCGTCGTGCTCGCCGCACCCACCCGGCCGGGCGGCGAGGACCGGCTGCTGGCCGCCTGCACCGGCCACGGCGTGCTGCCCGCCGCCGTGCTGGACGGACTCCGGGCCGCCCTCCCCGCGCACCTGGTGCCGGACCGCCTCGTCGTGCTCGACGAACTCCCCTACGGCGGCAACGGCAAGGTGGACCGCCCGGCGCTGCTGAACCTGCTCCTCCCGCCCGCACCGGTCCGCCCGTGACCGGCACCGACCCATTCTTGAAAGGGAACTGACGATGGAGAACACCATGCTCGACCGGATCCAGGACCTCCTGCGGGAGGTGCTCGCCGCCAGAGGCCTGCCCGCCGACGGCCTGACGGCCGAGAGCAACCTGTTCGTCGACTTCGGGCTCGACTCGATCGCGCTGCTGGAGTTCCTGGTGGAGCTTGAGGCGCGGCTCGGCGTGGCCGTCGACTTCGAGTCCCTGGAGTACGAGGACCTGGTGTCGCTGACCAGCCTCGAACAGGCCCTGCAGCGGGCCTGAGGGCCGCCACCGTGACCACCGCACCCACGGACCGGCCCGCCCCGCCGCGCGTGCTGTTCGGCAGCTTCGACGCCGAGCGCTCCTGGGAGGCCCGCGGCGGCCGCTCCGCCCTGCCCTCGCTGGCCCCGGGGCCGGCGGCGGCCGCGCTGGCCGGCGCCGACGAACTGCTGCTGCAACTCTGCGGCCCGCGCGACCTGTTGCTGACCGGTCGGCCGATGGTGCCCGAGCTGCTGGCCGACCTGCGGTCGCACGCGGCGCTCGGCGCCGTGGCGACCGTGCCCGGCGATCCGGCCGTGCCGGTCGAGGAACGGCTCGCCGCCGGGGCCGGCGCCGGGCTCGGCGCGAGCGCCCACACGCCGCTGCCCTACGCCGTGCTGCCCGTGACGCCGGCCGCCGTGGCGGGGCTCGGCGGCACGGCGGCCGTGCCGGAGCCGGCCGCCGTGCTGGCGGTGAACGCGAAGACCTGGGCGAACGCGTTCTGCGCGGCGCACGGCGTCGAGGGCGCCGCCCGCACCGCCGGCAGCGCCGAGGAACTGGAGCGCGAAGTCGGCCGGCTCGGCTACCCGGTGGTGCTGAAGAGCGCGCACGGGGTGGCCGGGCGCGGCTCGATGGTCGTCACCGACGCGCTGCGGCTCGGCGCCGTGCTGCGCTACCAGCGCGCCCGAGCCGCGGACCGGGGTGAGCCGCTGCTGGTCCAGCGGCTCTACCAGCGGGCCGCGGACTTCTCGGCGCACTTCGACCTCGCGCCCGACGGGTCGATGGGCGAGGTCGCGTTCCGCGGCATGACCAACACCGGGCTCAGCTTCGCCGGTTCGGACACCCTGGACGAACGGGTCGAGGCCCGGCTGCGCGCCGACGACGGGTACCTGCGGGTGCTCGCGGCGCTGGGTGCGGAGCTCGGCGCGGCCGGCTACTGGGGGCCGGTCTGCGTCGACGGGCTGATCGCCACCGACGGCACCCTGGTGCCGGTGCTCGACGTCAACGCGCGGCTCTCCATGGGGCGGATCGCGCTCGCCCTGGACGCCGCGGCGCCGACCCGGCTGACCCGGCTCTCCTTCGCGGCCGTGCGCTGCTCGGGCGAGCCCCGGGACAGCTACCTGACGATCCGTCGGATGCTGGCGGAGGCCGGGCTCGCCGTCACCGGCGACCGGGGGCACGGGGTGCGGGTGCTCACCGCGGCGACCCTGCGGGCCCCGGTCGGGCGCTGCTACTACGTGGTCCAGGCCGACACGACCGAGCAGGTCGCGGAGTCGGAGCGGCGGCTGCGCGAACTGCTGGCTCAGCTACCGTCGGCGAGCTGACTGGACTCGGCGGCCTCCGTGTAGAGGAGCTGGTGGCCCATCAGCTCCGCCAGGGTCTCCCGGCGGCGGACCAGGTGGGCCGTGCCGTCCACCACCAGCACCTCGGCCGGGTACCCGTGAGAGAGGAAGCCGGTGGGCGAGGCGGTCGGCCCGTAGGCGCCCGAGCGCTCGACGCCGATCAGGTCGCCGGGGCGCAGCTCGGGCAGCTCCACGTTGCGGCCGAACAGGTCGTTGGGCGTGCACAGCGGCCCGGTCAGCTGCCAGGGGCCGGTCCGCTCGCCGTCCGCCGCCGACCGGTTCAGCAGCCTGATCGGGAAGTTGCGGTGCACCAGCGAGCCGATGCCGACCGCCGCCATGTGGTGGTTGGTGCCGCCGTCGGCGACGGCGAACCGCCGGCCCATCGACTCCTTGGTGTAGCGCACGGTGGTCAGGTAGGTGCCGGCGTCGGCGGCCAGGTAGCGGCCCAGCTCCATGACCAGCCTGGTCCCCGGGTGCCGCCCGGCGAACCCGGCGACCAGCGGGTTGAGGCCCTCGGCCAGCAGGGCGGGGTCCAGGTCCTGCTCGCCGTCGAAGTAGGCGACGCCCAGGCCGCCGCCCACGTCGACGAGTTCGAGCGGGAAGTCGAGCCGCTCGGCCAGTCGCTCGGCCAGGTCGAGGATGCGGGCCGTGTTCTCGACGATCACCTGCTCGGACATGATCCGGCTGCCCAGGTACACGTGCACGCCGATCAGCCGCACGCCGCGGTAGCGGGTCGCCAGGTCGGCCGGGCAGCCGAGCAGGGCCGCCTCGTCGATCCCGAACTGCCGTGGCACGCCGCCCATCGCCAGGCCGGCGCCCTTCACCGTGAAGGCCGGGTTGACCCGCAGCGCGACCCGCGCGACCACCCCGTGCCGGAGCGCGACCCGGTCGATCAGCGCGAGCTCCTCGAAGGACTCGCAGACCAACGCGGCGATGCCGGCCGTGACGGCGTCCTCGATCTCCGCCTCGCTCTTGCCCGGCCCGAGCAGGATGGTGTCCGCGGGCGCGGCGCCGGCCCGGAACGCCGTGTGCAGCTCGGCCCGTGACGACACCTCGGCCCGGGCGCCGAGGCCGTGCAGGAAGGCGAAGACGCTCAGGTTCGGGTTGGACTTGAGCGAGAAGAACAGCTCGATCCGGTGGTCGAGCGCGGCCCGCAGCCGGGTGAACTGCCGGGCGAGCACGGCGCCGTCGTAGACGTAGAGCGGGGTGCCGAACCGTGCGGCGAGTTCGGTGAAGGGGAGTCCGTCGGCCGTCGCCGCGGGTTCGGTCATCGCGCGTCACCCTTCCGGCGGGGCCGGTGCCGGCGCGCCCCGAGCGGGCCGCCGCTTTGGTCTGGACCAATTGATCCGGAGCGCGAGCATAGCGAAGTGGCGGGCCGGATTCGAGGGTTGACACCGCTCGTTGGTCTAGTCCACTTTGGGAACCCGCGTCGAGTCGTCCGCGGCCCCAGGAAACCACCGCCGGACCAACCGTGGAGTCACGCATGCCGCTGTCCGATGAGCGTCCCCACCGAGCGGCTCCCCGTGGCGGCTACACCAGCACCGACGGCGAGAACTACCGCGCGCCCGTGCCCCTGCGCGACCTGACGAAGCGGCTGCCCCTGCGGGTGCTCTCCGCCGAGGACTTCCGGCACTGGCAGGACCACGGCTACGTCATCGTCCGGGAGGCGATCCCGGCGGCCGCCGCCCGGGCCCTGCTCGACTTCGCCTGGGAGTTCCAGGGCATGGACCCCGAGCGCCCCGACACCTGGTACCCCGAACGCCGGTTCCTCTCCAAGCTCTTCCGCGACCTGCACGTCTACGGCTTCGTCGAGGCGTACCACCACCAACTCCTCTGGGACAGCCGGCAGAGCAGGCGGGTCTACGACGCCTTCGTCGACGTCTGGGACTGCGAGGAGCTCTGGGTCACCCTGGACCGGCTCAACCTCAACCCGCCCAACACCGGCAGCCGCAGCCGCTCGCTGATCGCCCCCACCGAGACCGGCTTCGACATCGACCTGCACTGGGACGTGGACACCACGGCCGCCGAACCCCCGCAGCGGGTCCAGGGCATCATCGCGCTCACCGCCACCGGGCCCGACGACGGCGGGTTCCAGTGCTCGCCCGAGCTGTTCCACCGGTTCGACCGGTGGAAGGCCGAGCAGCCGGCCGACCGCGACCCGATCCGGCCGAACGCCGACCGCACCCGGTACCCCGTCGTCCGGCCCGAGTTGAACCCCGGCGACCTGCTGATCTGGAACGGGTTCCTGGCCCACGGGGTGGCGCCGAACCTGTCCGAGCGGTCCGTCCGCTCGGTGCAGTACCTGTCGATGATGCCGGCCCTGGAGGACGACGAGGAGCTGCGCCGCTCCCGGATCGACTCCTGGCGCACCCTCAGCACGCCGCGCTGGAACAAGACCCTGGTCGGCGACCTGGAACGGCCCGAGGCCACCCGCTACCGGACCGCCGAACTGAACCCGCTCGGGCGCCGGCTGCTCGGCCTGGACCCGTGGGACGCACCGGCGGCCGAGCCGGCGCCGGGGGAGCCGGCGTGAAGCGGATCTGCCTGGCGCTGCCCACCAACCGGCCCTGCGCGGCCACCATCACCGCCGCGCACGGCGAAGCCGCCTGGGCCGCCGAGCAGTTCGGGGTCGAGGTGCACCTGCTGGTGCTCGACTCCTGCACCGGAGCCGAGCTCGCCGAGCACGCCGCCGTGCTGGCCGCCCTGCCGCACCGGCCGGGAGTCGTGGCGCACCACCTGGACGAGCCGGCGCAGCGCCGCTTCCTGCGCGCCGTGATCGAGCGCGCGGTGCCCGGGACCGGGCGGGCCGAGCGCCTGCTGGAGCTGATGCTCCCGGCCGGCGTCTCCTACGGCGCCTGCACCAACCGGGCCTTCCTGATCGCTGCCGCGCTGGGCTGCGAGTCGGTGCACCGGCGGGACTCGGACAGCCGCTACCAGGAGCTCGACGGCGAGACGATCCACCCGCTGCGGCACGAGCTGGACCTGCTCGGCCGCCCTGCGGGCGAGGTGGCGCCGCGCGCCACCCGGGCCGTGCTCGACCCGGCGATGGCCGCCCGGCCGGTGTCGCTGGTCGGCGGCTCCTTCCTCGGCGAGATGTCCGTCGACGTCGGCGAGATCCGCGAGCTCTCCCCGCAGGTCTACCAGGACGTGGTCGCCCTCTACGCGCCCGGCGAGCTGGACGGCGTGCGCAAGCGGTGGCTGGCGAGCCGCTCCTTCACCGGCGCGGGCGGCGGCGCCTTCACCGCGGACCGCAGCACGCTGGGCGCCTTCGACCCCTACGCCGTGGAGATGTGCAACATCGCGCTGGCCGGCGAGGTCTACCAGCGGGTGCCGCTGCCGCCGGCGACCGACACCATCGGCAGCGACTACTTCCTGATCCACCTGGTGCACGACGCGAAGCTGCCCGGCGCGGTGCACAACCGCCACATCCTGAACTACTACACCCCGGAGCGGCGCACCGAGCAGGGCTTCCTCGCCTACCAGGTGCGGTTCGTGAAGTTCCTGCTGTCGATGCTGCAGCTGAACCACGTCCGGGAGCGGACGGCGCGGGCCGGCGCGGAGCTGCTGGACGAGCGGCACCGGCTGCGGGCCGACCTGGTCGCCGGGATCGTCCGGGAGAGCCTGGAGCTGGACCCCGCGCCGAACCGGGGCCGGCTGGCGGTGCTCGACCGCGGCTACCGCGAACTCGGCGGGCGCTACGCCGAGGTGGCCGACCTGGTGGCCGACCGGTCCGCGGAGCTCCTCGACGGGGCGCGCGCCGACATGGCCGACTTCGCCCTGCTGCTGGCGGACTGGGACGCGATGATCAGGGCCTGCGACCACGTGGTGCCCGGTGGACCGAACTGATGGGTGGTTGGAAACAGTGACCGATTCCCGGACCGAGGCCGCCGCGGCCGACGCCACGCTCGCCGCGCGCCTGGCCGCCTACGTGGTGCTCGCCCACGACCCCGCCGTCCCGCAGATCGCGGCCGACTACTGGGAGTTGAGCGAGGAGTCGTACCACGCGACGGACCGGCTGGTGGCCGAGCTGGTGGCCCGGGCCGACCCGGCGGCGCAGGCCGCCTACCGGGAGCTGGTCGCCGCGCCGACCGAGCCGGGCCGGCAGTTCGCGCTGCGCCACCGGCTGCGCGAGCTGCTGGCGCGCGAGCCGGAGCGGGCCGCGGGGCTGCGCGCGGCGGTGGCCGGGGCGGACGAGCGGATCTGGATCGACTACCACCTCGGCGAGGCGGTCGAGCAGCCGCCCGCGGCCGCCCCCGCGCCCGACGTGCAGGTGGTGATCCCGTTCCGGGACCGCGAGCACGGCCTGCGCACCCGCAACCTGCTGGCCTGCCTGCGCGCGCTGGCCGACCAGCGGGGCGACGCGGTGGTGCACGTGACGGTGGTCGAGGCCGACGCCGTCCCGCGCTCGCGCGAGCTGCTGGACTCGATGGCCGACGAGTACCTCTTCGCCCGCAAGGACGGCCTGTTCAACAAGTCCTGGACGGTCAACGTCGGGGTGGTCGCGACCGCGCGCCCGGCGCCGGTGGTCTGCGTGCTGGACGCCGACATCCTGGTGGAGCGCGACTTCGTCGAGCGCAACCTGCGGCGGCTGCGCGAGGGGGCGCACGGCGCCCACCTGCCGTTCCGCTGGTCGCTCTCGCTGGACGAGGCCTCGACCCGGCGGGCCATCGCCCGGCGCACCCGGGCCGGCGCGGCCGAGGTGCCCGGCTCGGTGCTGCGCGGCCTGCTGCTGCGGGAGCCGCCGGGCGGCTGCGTCTGGGTGCGCTCGGCGGTGTTCCACGCCGTCGGCGGCTTCGACGAGCGCTACGAGGGCTGGGGCGGCGAGGACGACGACGTGGTCGCCCGGCTGGACCGGGCGGCCGGCGTGGCCCGGTTCGACGACGAGCTGCTGCACCTCGACCACCCCCGCCCGGCCATGACCCGGGACACCGGAGTGCCGTTCAACGCCCATCTGGAACCGCTGAGTTGGACGCCCGAGCACGGCTACGGCGACCTGGCCAGGTTCGCCGGCTGACCGTCAGACGGCGGCGCGCAGCGGGCGGGCGGACAGCGCCACCGCGGCGAGCGCGGTGGCCAGCGGCGGCACGAAGACCAGCACGAAGGCCGAGCCGCCGGAGCCCGCGCCGCCGCCCGCCGGGGCGTGCAGCAGCACCCCGGCCAGGCCGACCAGCAGCACGCTGCACAGGTTGTCCGAGAGCTCCAGGGAGGCCGAGTTGGCGCCCTGCTCGGTGGCCGGGGAGAGCTCCATGATCAGCACCCCGACGCTGGGCAGCAGCAGGCCCATGCCGAACCCGGACACCACCAGGGCGAGCGGCGCCGCCCAGGCCGGGACGGGGCCGAAGGCGGCGGCCAGCGCCAGCGCGGTGCCGAGCGCGTGCACCACGGCCCCCGAGCGGATCAGTGCCGTCCGGTCGCCGTCGGTGCGGCGGCCCTGGTACCAGGAGGCGGCCGTCCAGCTCAGCGCCGCGCCGGTCAGCGAGAACCCGGCGAGGGTCGGCGAGAGGTGGTGCCGGTCCACCAGCATGAGCGGCACGAAGGACTCGACGGTGAAGAAGGCGGCCGCCGCGACCCCGCGCAGCAGCACCAGCGCGGGCACGCCCGCGGCGGCGCGCAGCGTGCCGCGCGGCAGCAGGCGGGGCACGCTCAGCGCCAGCAGCAGCAGGCCGGTGCCGGCCGCGGCCCAGCCGAGCGCCGAGCCGCGCCCGGCCTCCGCGTACTGGACCAGCCCGGCGCCCGCGGCGGCGGTGAGCGCGAGCGGCAGGCCGCCGCGGCGGGCCCCGGTCTCTGACTCGTCGGCGCCTTCCGCCGCTTCGGGGGCGGTCGCCGGGCCGGTCCCGGCGGTGGCCCGGTACAGCGGCAGGGCGCCGAGCGCGGCGGCGGCCGCGATGCCGAGGAAGACCCAGCGCCAGGAGAGCCGGTCGGTCACCGCGCCGGCGGCCAGCGGGCCGACCAGCGAGGGCAGCACCCAGCAGGAGGTGATCATGGAGAACACCCGGGGGCGCACCGCGTCGGGGTAGCGGCGGGCCACCACCACGTAGAGCGCCACCGTCAGCCCGCCGCCGCCGAGGCCCTGCAACGCCCGGCCGAGCACCAGTTGGGCCATCCCGTCGGCGCCGCCGCAGGTCAGTGCGCCGAGCGCGAAGCAGCCCAGGGCGCCGAGCGCGGTGGGCCGGGTGCGGCCGGCGTCGCACAGCCGGCCCGCCGTGATGGTGCCGACCAGGCTCGCGGCCATGAAGCCGCCGAACACGGCGGCGTAGCCGCGCAGTCCGTGCAGCGCCTGGACCGCCACCGGCATGGCGGTGCTGAGCGCGAGTTCGGCGAAGGCGACGACGGCGAAGCTGAGGGCGACGGCCAGGGTGACCGAGCGCCACCGGGGGTCGAACAGCGTGCCGGTCCCCCGTGGTGCGGTGTCGAGCGCCTCGTCCTGCGTCGGCGCGGCCGATCCTGCGCTGGCGATGGTGCACCCACTCTCACGTCGATTCGGGCCGGTTGCGCAGACTGGCACGGCCTCCGGTGGCCGTCAACCCACCCGAACTGTCCTAGCCGGAGGCGGTTTTCGGGGTTGTCGGCTCTCTTGACACTATCCAGTGGTCTACGCCAATATCCATTGGTCCGTACCAATGTGCACGGTGCTATCGACGCAGACGGCACTATTTCGGAAGGCCCTGTCGATGAACTCCAGCAGGCACGCCCAGACCGACCCCGAGCTCCGGCGTCTCGCGCTCTCCGTCCTCCAGCCGGGCTTCGTCGGCACGGAGGCGCCGGACTGGCTCCTGCGGGCCATCGGCGACGGTCTGTCCTCGGTCGTCCTGTTCTCCCGCAACATCGCCGCACCCGAGCAGGTCGCCCGGCTCTCGGCCCAACTGCGCGCGGAGAACCCGGAGTTGATCATCGCCATCGACGAGGAGGCCGGTGACGTCACCCGGCTGGAGGCCTGGACCGGCTCCACCCGCCCGGGCAACTTCGCCCTGGGCACCGTCGACGACGTGGACCTCACCGAGGCGGTCGCCCGGGACATCGGCCGCGAACTGCACGCCGCCGGCGTGAGCCTCGACTACGCGCCCAGCGCCGACGTCAACTCCAACCCGCGCAACCCCGTCATCGGCCTGCGCTCCTTCGGCACCACCACCGACCTGGTGGCCCGGCACACCGCCGCCTGGATCCGCGGCCTGCAGTCCGCGGGCGTCGCCGCCTGCGCCAAGCACTTCCCCGGCCACGGCGACACCGCCGTCGACTCGCACCACGGCCTGCCGGTCTACGAGGCCGGCCGCGAGGAGATCGCCGCCACCAGCCTCCCGCCGTTCCGCTCGGCGCTCGCCGAGGGCGTGCGGGTGGTGATGACCGGGCACCTGCTGGTCCCCGTCTACGACGAGCAGCACCCCGCCACCATGAGCCGCCCGATCATCGAGGACCTGCTGCGCGGCGAGCTCGGCTTCGACGGCCTGGTGGTCACCGACGGCATCGAGATGGGCGCCGTCACCGACCGCTACGGCATCGACGGCGCCACCGTCCGCGCGATCGCCGCGGGCGTCGACGCGGTCTGCGTCGGCGGCGAGCGGGCCGACCAGGGCACCGTCGAGCTGCTCTCCGGCGCGCTGCTGGACGCCCTCGCCGCCGGCGAGCTGACCGAGGAGCGGCTGCGCCAGGCGAGCGAGCGGGTGCGCGCCTTCGCCACCTGGTCCAGCACGCTCGGCCGCTCGGTGCCGCGCCACGAGATCCGCGGCGACATCGGCTTCGCGGCGGCCCGCCGGGCGATCCGGATGCACGGCTCGGTCGCCGAGTCGCTGCCGCTGGCCGCCGCCCCGCACGTGGTGGAGCTGGTCCCGGCCACCAACCTGGCGATCGGCAACGAGACCCCCTGGGGCGTCGCCGCGCCGCTGCGCGAGCGGGTGCCCGGCACCACCTTCGTCCGGGTGCACCCCGAGCAGCTCGCCGACGGCGACGCCCTGCTGGACGAGCTGGCGCTGAAGCCGGCCGCCGACCGCCCGCTGGTCGTGGTGGTCCGGGACGCCTCCCGCTACGAGTGGATGAGCGCCGCGCTGGCCACCCTGCTGGCGGCCCGCCCCGACGCGGTCGTGGTCGAGATGGGCCTGCCCGGCGAGCAGACCCCCGGCGCGGTGCACATCGCCACCCACGGCGCCACCACCGCCTCCGGCGTCGCCGCCGCGGAGGCGCTGATCGGCCGCGCGGGCTGAGCCCCGGCCCCGCAGGCAACGACGAACCCCCTGGTCCGGGAGCCGATCCCGGGCCAGGGGGTTCTCCACGTGCCGCCGGGACCGGCCCGCGGGCGGCGCCCCGGTCAGCCGTCGAAGCCGATCGAGCCGTCCCGCCGGCCGCCCTCGGCGAACCAGCGGAACACCGCGAAGCCGACCACCAGCCACAGGCCGCCCACCGCCGCCTCGACCAGCACCTCGCCGGCCGCCGCGGCCACCGGTCCGCCCGCCAGCAGGCCGCGCACCGCCCGCAGCCCGTGGGTGACCGGCAGCACCTCGGCGAGGCCGCGCAGCGGGGCCGGCCAGAAGCCCACCGGCACCTGGGCCCCGGTCAGCACCATCAGGCTCAGCGCCCCGAGGTTGCCCACCAGGCTGCGCAGGTGCACCACCCGCAGCGCCAGCCCGCCGAGCGCCAGCGCGAAGCAGTACACGGTGACGGCGGTGGCCGCGATCGCCGGCACGGCCAGCAGCGCGGCCGGCATCGGCAGCCGCACGCCGAACGCGGGCGCGAGCGCGAAGAGCGAGATGGTGCTGCACACCATGCCGTCGAGCAGCCACTGGACGCTGCGGCCCAGGAAGACCGTGAAGACCTGCCCGGGGGCGGCGACCAGCAGCGGCACCGTGCCGGCCATCCGCTCGGCGGCGGTGGTGGCGCAGGCCAGCATGACGCTGGTGACGGCGACGAAGACCGAGTTGCCGACCAGCAGGAAGGCGGTGTGCCCGGTCCCGACCACCCGCCCGATCAGGGCGAACATCGAGACCTGGCAGAGCAGTCGGAGCAGCCAGGCGAAGGCCCAGGTCCGCCAGGTGTGCATGGACCGCAGGTCGGCCATGGCGACGAGCGCCGCGTAGCGCAGGATGCGCAGGTTCCGTCGGATCATGAGTAGCTCATCGTCCCCAGCACTCGCAGTCGGTGGGTCACCCGGCCGACCAGCCACAGCCCGCCGCCGAACGCGGCCAGGCCCAGCAGCAGCACCGCCGCGAGGCCGCCCGCGGCCCCCCGGGCCGGCGCCGGCAGCATCGCGGAGCGCAGCAGGTCGCTGGACCAGGAGAGGAAGTAGACCCGGCTCAGCGGGCGGATCCAGGCGGGCAGCAGCGAGACCGGCACCACGGCGCCGCTGAGGATGTAGAAGGGGTAGGTCATCGAGTTCTGGAAGGTCAGCACCGACCTGCCGAGCACGAACAGCGCGGTGATCACCGTCGAGGTGCCGATCACGGCGAAGGCGGTGGCGGCCAGCGCGGCGAGGAAGAGCAGCGGGTGCGGCACGCCGATCGGGATGCCGAAGGCCACCCGGGCGACCAGCATGCTCTCGGGCACGCCGACCAGGCTGATCGAGGCGACCACCGCGACCCGGCCGGCCACCAGCAGGGCCAGCGGGGCCGGGGTGGTGGCGGTCGCCTCCAGGGTGGCCCGCTGCCGCTCCACGTCGATGATCTCGCCCGACACGAACAGCGCCGAGCTCCACACCGCCATCACCGAGGTGCCGACCACCGCGTAGGCGGCGAGGTCGCGGCGGCCGCCCTCGACGAAGATCGCCAGGAAGGCGACGGTGAACAGCGGCAGGGTCAGCAGGACCATCAGGTCGTCCAGCGAGGTCCGCATGTGCAGGAACTGGAGCCGGGCACCGGCCAGCAGGACGCGGATCACCGGACCGTCAACCCCCGGTTCCCGATCACCGAGAGGTAGACGTCCTCCAGGCTCGGGCGGCCGGTGGACAGCGCGGTGACGCCGTGGTCCAGCAGGTGGCGCAGCACCGCCGCGGTCGCGCCCTCGGCCACCGTCTCCACCACCAGCGCGCCGTCCGGGTGGTGGGTGACCGCGCCGACCCCGGGCAGTGCGCGCACCGCCGCCGCGACCGGGGCCGGCACCTCGGCGGCGGTGATCCGCTCGTGGGCGGCCATCCAGCGGCCGATGGTCGAGGGCTGCTCGGTGCCGATCAGCCGGCCGCCGTCGACCAGCGAGACCCGGTCGCAGACCGCCTCGGCCTCCGCCATGTCGTGGGTGGTCAGCAGCAGGGTGCGGCCGTCGGCGCGCAACTCGCCGACCAGCGCCCGGAAGTCGTGGGCGGCCACCGGGTCCATGCCGACCGTGGGCTCGTCCAGGATTACCACCTTGGGGTCGTTGATCAGCCCGCGGGCCAGGTGCAGCCGCTGCTTCATGCCGCGCGAGTAGGTCTCGACCCGCTCGTCGGCGCGGTCGGCCAGCCCGGTGCGCTCCAGCAGCCGGGCCACCCGGGGCTTCGCCACGCTGCTCGGCAGGTGGAACAACGAGGACCAGTAGAGCAGGTTCTGACGGGCCGTCAGCCGGTTGTAGAGGCCGCGCTCGCCGCCGAACACGATGCCGACGGTGCGCCGCACCGCCGCCGTGTCGGCCACCACGTCCAGCCCCGCCACCCGGGCCGTGCCCGCGGTCGGCAGCAGCACCGTGGACAGGATCCGGCACAGGGTGGTCTTGCCCGCCCCGTTCGGCCCGAGCAGCCCGTGCACCTCGCCCTCGGGGACGGCCAGGTCGAGGCCGGCCAGGGCCACCCGCGGTTCCTCCCCGGGCCGGGGGAAGGTCCGGCGCAGGTCCTCCACCTCGACCATCGCACGCGTACCGGTCATGTCCGCCTTCCCTGCTCCTCGGTCACCGGTGGGTCGGCCACCGGCGGTTCGATCCGGTCGCCGAGCAGCGCCGCGATCGCGCGCAGCGGCTCGGGCCGCATCAGGTCGTAGTGCCCGGCCGGGATCCGGTGCGGGTGGATCCGGCCGTCCACCGCCGCGTGCCAGGCCTCGGCGCCGGGCGCGGCCCCGTGCTCGGGGTGCTCGGCGAGC of Kitasatospora viridis contains these proteins:
- a CDS encoding glycoside hydrolase family 3 protein; this encodes MNSSRHAQTDPELRRLALSVLQPGFVGTEAPDWLLRAIGDGLSSVVLFSRNIAAPEQVARLSAQLRAENPELIIAIDEEAGDVTRLEAWTGSTRPGNFALGTVDDVDLTEAVARDIGRELHAAGVSLDYAPSADVNSNPRNPVIGLRSFGTTTDLVARHTAAWIRGLQSAGVAACAKHFPGHGDTAVDSHHGLPVYEAGREEIAATSLPPFRSALAEGVRVVMTGHLLVPVYDEQHPATMSRPIIEDLLRGELGFDGLVVTDGIEMGAVTDRYGIDGATVRAIAAGVDAVCVGGERADQGTVELLSGALLDALAAGELTEERLRQASERVRAFATWSSTLGRSVPRHEIRGDIGFAAARRAIRMHGSVAESLPLAAAPHVVELVPATNLAIGNETPWGVAAPLRERVPGTTFVRVHPEQLADGDALLDELALKPAADRPLVVVVRDASRYEWMSAALATLLAARPDAVVVEMGLPGEQTPGAVHIATHGATTASGVAAAEALIGRAG
- a CDS encoding ABC transporter permease, producing MIRRNLRILRYAALVAMADLRSMHTWRTWAFAWLLRLLCQVSMFALIGRVVGTGHTAFLLVGNSVFVAVTSVMLACATTAAERMAGTVPLLVAAPGQVFTVFLGRSVQWLLDGMVCSTISLFALAPAFGVRLPMPAALLAVPAIAATAVTVYCFALALGGLALRVVHLRSLVGNLGALSLMVLTGAQVPVGFWPAPLRGLAEVLPVTHGLRAVRGLLAGGPVAAAAGEVLVEAAVGGLWLVVGFAVFRWFAEGGRRDGSIGFDG
- a CDS encoding ABC transporter permease; this encodes MIRVLLAGARLQFLHMRTSLDDLMVLLTLPLFTVAFLAIFVEGGRRDLAAYAVVGTSVMAVWSSALFVSGEIIDVERQRATLEATATTPAPLALLVAGRVAVVASISLVGVPESMLVARVAFGIPIGVPHPLLFLAALAATAFAVIGTSTVITALFVLGRSVLTFQNSMTYPFYILSGAVVPVSLLPAWIRPLSRVYFLSWSSDLLRSAMLPAPARGAAGGLAAVLLLGLAAFGGGLWLVGRVTHRLRVLGTMSYS
- a CDS encoding ABC transporter ATP-binding protein, which gives rise to MTGTRAMVEVEDLRRTFPRPGEEPRVALAGLDLAVPEGEVHGLLGPNGAGKTTLCRILSTVLLPTAGTARVAGLDVVADTAAVRRTVGIVFGGERGLYNRLTARQNLLYWSSLFHLPSSVAKPRVARLLERTGLADRADERVETYSRGMKQRLHLARGLINDPKVVILDEPTVGMDPVAAHDFRALVGELRADGRTLLLTTHDMAEAEAVCDRVSLVDGGRLIGTEQPSTIGRWMAAHERITAAEVPAPVAAAVRALPGVGAVTHHPDGALVVETVAEGATAAVLRHLLDHGVTALSTGRPSLEDVYLSVIGNRGLTVR